In the Balaenoptera acutorostrata chromosome 7, mBalAcu1.1, whole genome shotgun sequence genome, one interval contains:
- the SNX10 gene encoding sorting nexin-10, whose protein sequence is MFPEQQKEEFVSVWVRDPRIQKEDFWHSYIDYEICIHTNSMCFTMKTSCVRRRYREFVWLRQRLQSNALLVQLPELPSKNLFFNMNNRQHVDQRRQGLEDFLRKVLQNALLLSDSSLHLFLQSHLNSEDIEACVSGQTKYSVEEAIHKFALMNRRFPEEEEEGKKENDIDYDSESSSSGFGHSSDDSSSHGCKMSTALQES, encoded by the exons GAATTTGTAAGTGTTTGGGTTCGAGATCCTAGGATTCAGAAGGAGGACTTCTGGCATTCTTATATTGACTATGAGATATGTATTCAT acCAATAGCATGTGTTTTACAATGAAAACATCCTGTGTACGAAGAAGATACAGAGAATTTGTGTGGCTGAGGCAGAGACTCCAAAGTAATGCATTACTGGT aCAACTGCCAGAACTTCCATCTAAAAACCTATTTTTCAACATGAACAATCGCCAGCATGTAGATCAACGCCGTCAGGGTTTGGAAGATTTCCTCAGAAA gGTCCTACAGAATGCACTTCTGCTTTCAGATAGCAGCCTTCACCTCTTCCTGCAAAGCCATCTGAATTCAGAAGACATCGAGGCATGTGTTTCCGGGCAGACTAAGTACTCCGTAGAAGAAGCAATTCACAAGTTTGCCTTGATGAACAGACGTTtccctgaagaagaagaagaaggaaaaaaagaaaatgatatagaTTATGATTCGGAAAG ttCATCCTCTGGGTTTGGACATAGTAGTGATGACAGCAGTTCACACGGATGTAAAATGAGCACAGCTCTGCAGGAATCCTGA